From one Scophthalmus maximus strain ysfricsl-2021 chromosome 19, ASM2237912v1, whole genome shotgun sequence genomic stretch:
- the si:dkey-96l17.6 gene encoding kinesin-like protein KIN-14I, whose translation MYIPYESAELCITQIADDMAAMKRRHLEMVQELEENLQITARENQEWSMQKIRSHYQNKLNALRSILDLYQGKVEKKNTDWEKRVAALTAQNEQLLEEQRAERSRSKEEALQWHREKSKMLELFSTRLDILHSHQASTLQELQMARQEVGKVQEMLMVSSQDRQEATEEGASSGNNGQRQTLDCSESDLPLEGAKARLEELKESLYQREREITELLEAERRPVPPIPQPPCSVLLPTVIYKAHAICSAVAETRALLNRMIEQNWVALVEARDKLNHLQMTRKDSNDRVEETTDQERSYEYESSLSLLQERVREYEVSQMALDSIKTGESPVTNDCDVASELEDILGHGTIRTTEGVKSVGQQLLLMQDQLKQIQGENKKIIESYTSERAMRKKFYNMVEVMKGKIRVFCRIRPASGTEAAQGGAVVVDKIDEYSVKVETPRGPREFQFDKVFCADASQEDLFHDTNRLIQSAIDGYNVCIFAYGQTGSGKTFTMVGDKELKSPGIMPRSFHAIFDIIGENSTKFDFKVSAYMLELYNDRLQDLFVSLAGEAHAQPQSHGQARRVEIKRNRKGVVFAQGAETKEASSAQELYALFLQASANRHISATKMNVESSRSHLIVGIMVESRNLTNGSVSTGKLSLVDLAGSERAAKTGAKDHQLKEANSINKSLSALGDVISALSAELPHVPYRNSKLTQVMQDSLGGNAKTLMIVNISPSDCNLDETLTSLIYATRVKAITNNAQKNLESKEIAQLKEVIRKLRSGETVEEEDV comes from the exons ATGTACATACCGTACGAGTCCGCCGAACTCTGCATCACTCAG ATAGCTGACGACATGGCAGCAATGAAGAGAAGACACTTGGAAATGGTGcaagagctggaggagaactTACAGATCACAGCACGGGAGAACCAg GAATGGTCCATGCAGAAGATCCGATCTCATTACCAGAACAAGCTTAACGCTCTGCGGAGCATCCTGGACCTGTACCAGGGgaaggtggagaagaagaacactGACTGGGAGAAGAGAGTTGCG GCCTTGACTGCTCAGAacgagcagctgctggaggagcagagagctgaGAGGAGTAGGAGTAAAGAGGAGGCCCTGCAGTGGCACAGAGAAAAG aGCAAAATGCTGGAGCTTTTCTCCACCAGGCTGGACATCCTGCACAGCCACCAGGCCTCCA CACTACAGGAGCTGCAAATGGCCCGACAGGAAGTAGGGAAAGTACAAGAAATGTTGATGGTGTCATCACAGGACCGGCAGGAAGCCACAGAGGAAGGTGCAAGCTCAGGCAACAATGGACAACGACAGACTTTG GATTGCAGTGAGTCCGATCTGCCACTGGAGGGGGCCAAAGCCCgtctggaggagctgaaggagagtTTGtaccagagggagagagagatcactgagctgctggaggcagagaggaggccTGTCCCTCCCATCCCTCAGCCACCCTGCAGTGTTCTTCTTCCGACTGTCATATACAAG GCTCATGCGATCTGCAGTGCAGTGGCTGAGACCAGAGCTCTTTTGAACCGGATGATTGAGCAGAATTGGGTTGCTCTGGTTGAAGCCAGAGACAAACTGAACCATCTACAAATGACTAGAAAAGACAGTAATGACAGAGTGGAGGAGACCACTGATCAAGAAAG aTCATATGAATATGAGTCAAGTTTGTCTTTACTGcaagaaagagtgagagagtaCGAGGTCTCTCAAATGGCTTTAGACTCCATCAAAACTGGAGAAAGTCCCGTAACAAATG ATTGTGATGTGGCCTCAGAGctggaggacattttgggaCATGGGACGATCCGAACCACAGAGGGAGTGAAAAGTGTTGGTCAGCAGCTTCTCTTGATGCAGGATCAG CTAAAGCAAATTCAAGGAgagaataagaaaataattgagaGCTACACTTCGGAGAGGGCAATGAGGAAGAAATTCTACAATATGGTGGAAGTTATGAAAG GTAAAATCCGAGTGTTTTGTCGGATTCGGCCAGCGAGCGGGACCGAGGCTGCACAGGGTGGGGCCGTCGTCGTGGATAAAATAGATGAGTACTCTGTCAAGGTGGAAACCCCTCGCGGGCCGAGGGAGTTTCAGTTTGACAAGGTGTTCTGTGCTGATGCCTCTCAGGAGGACTTGTTTCATGATACTAACAG ACTGATCCAGTCAGCTATTGATGGTTACAATGTCTGCATCTTTGCGTATGGCCAGACGGGCTCAGGGAAGACCTTCACCATGGTGGGGGACAAGGAACTAAAGAGCCCCGGGATCATGCCGAGATCTTTTCATGCCATATTTGACATCATAGGGGAGAATAGCACCAAATTTGACTTCAAG GTTTCAGCCTATATGCTTGAGCTGTACAATGACAGGCTGCAGGACCTCTTTGTGAGCCTGGCCGGTGAGGCCCATGCACAGCCCCAGTCCCATGGCCAGGCCAGGCGGGTGGAAATCAAGAGGAACAGAAAGGGGGTTGTGTTCGCCCAAGGAGCAGAGACAAAGGAGGCTTCCAGTGCCCAGGAGCTCTACGCTCTGTTCCTGCAGGCCAGCGCCAACCGACACATCTCTGCCACCA AGATGAATGTGGAGAGTTCCCGTTCCCATCTCATTGTTGGCATCATGGTGGAGAGCAGGAATCTGACCAATGGGAGCGTGAGCACTGGGAAGCTGAGCCTTGTGGACCTGGCAGGCAGTGAGAGAGCAGCCAAGACTGGCGCCAAGGACCACCAGCTGAAG GAGGCCAACTCCATCAACAAGTCTCTGAGTGCCCTGGGTGATGTGATCTCAGCCTTGTCTGCCGAACTGCCCCATGTACCATACAGGAATAGCAAGCTGACACAG GTGATGCAGGACTCCCTGGGTGGCAATGCCAAAACCCTCATGATTGTCAACATTTCTCCCTCAGATTGCAACCTTGACGAGACTCTCACATCTCTCAT TTACGCGACAAGAGTGAAGGCCATAACCAACAATGCTCAGAAAAATTTGGAGAGCAAAGAGATTGCACAGCTGAAAGAG gtgATCAGGAAGCTGAGGTCAGGGGAGACTGTGGAAGAAGAGGATGTTTGA